DNA from Leptospira harrisiae:
ACCAAAGCTATTTTCCCATTGAGTGGAAAATACAGAGAAAATCCTAATATACTAAATGCGTATAATGCTGTCCTTGAACAAAACATAACGTTTGTCAGATGGTAAGTTAATAAACTTGTTCCTAAGATACAAATTGTGGGAAATAGACGCAAAACCCATTCGGAAACACCGAAGGTTTTGAAAAAAAAGGATGTGATCCAGAAATGAAGTGGTGGTTTGCGATGAGGAGTGGAATAGGGGAATTCCATTCTGAGATAATCTCCGTTTTCCACCATAGTTCGAGAAAAACCAGCATAAGCTGCTTCATCTTGGTCAACCAAGGGAGAGGTATTTCCATAAAATAAAAATATGGTTAAGGCAAAAAGTAAGATCAGAAAAGTGCGGTGGACAGATAAGAATTTCACAGTCTCCAGACAGATAATTCAGTCTGCTTTGTCAAAGCAGATTTGAATTCTTAGGTTTGTATTCATTTTGTAACAAAACTGGAATCAAATTGGAAAAAAAGAACTATAGAGTTTGGATATGCTTTTCAATGTTCCTGCACCCATTACCGACACCGGAAGGCAAACGGCGAACAGACCATCCTTATGGAAGTATCGTTACGTACTGGTTTTAATTTCATTATTTGGAATATTGGCCGTTTACCAACTAGCGGTTGTTCTTCTACTTAGAAAAACGATTATCCTACCTTCCTCACCATTTCAAGGATCCAAACTAGCCAATCCATACCAAAATTGGAAAGGGGAAGGACAAGAAAAGATTTCATTACATACTCATTCTGACGAGGTTTGGTTTACTCCAGAAAGACATAAAGTTTCAGAAATTGTCTCTGAATACAAACGAGAAGGTTTTTCAAATGTTGCCATCACTGATTATGGTCAAATTTCCGAGACAGAAAATCCAGAATACATTCGTGGATTGGAATGGGGACAAAATATAAAAAAACGCCATCTTTTGGCCATTGGAATTAAAAAATCTTTTTATGATTATTTCCCAATTTATGCTACAAGAGAAAATCTCAATTGGGTTATGGATCGTATGCAAAAGTTAGGTGGATATGTTATCATACCCCATCCTAAACTATTTGATTCTTTTTCCAGAGAGGAGATGACTTCTTTAGGTGGTTTTCAAGCTGTAGAAGTATATTCTCCGTATGGAGATGATTCAAAAATTTTGGATAATTTACTTAGCCAAGGACGAAATGTTCACTGTATGGCAAGTGATGACTTACATTATTTTCCTGAAACTTCAATCAGACGTTTTGAGCAGCCAAGTTGGAAAAATGCCATTCAAATGTTGGGCAACCAAAGAGGGCGGAAAGGGGAAAGTTTTCTTCGTTATATCGTTACAAAAGAAGGAACAAAAGACCAATCCTCCGTATTATCGGCTCTACAATCAGGATCGTTTTATTGTGTGAAAAAGTTTTTCCATGGAGCAGACGATCCAAAGGTTCCAAGAATCCAAGTGACGGACCAGAAGATTCTATTGAGTTCTAACGAGCGTTATTTAGAAATACGTTTTATTGGCCAATCAGGTGAGATTTTACAAGTGGACCCGGACACAAATATTGCCAAATATCAATTTCAAGAAAAAGATTCTTATGTGAGGTTGGAGATCGTGGGTATCACTGGATCCATTCTCTCCAACGCAATTTATAGAAACAACTAGCGGTTTTTAAATTTGGTCTCTCTGATGACCGTTATTTAAATGTTAGGTTTTGGTCGGAACCATCAAACGCATCCAAAAACGCTTTGGAAGTAGTTTCGTATTGTTTGACAGTGCCTAGTGCTGTTTGACCTGAAATACTTGCACCGAAGGCAACATAAGTTCTATTAAAAGCTTCATCTACAGACATAAAATCGGCTCCACCAACAGTTGGACTTGGATAGTCTTGGGGAACTTGGGCCGCTAACAACTGATCCGTTACATATCCATTAATATTAAAAATTCCATAAGACAAACGGACATTAGGAGAAGATGGAGTTTCAGGTATGGCACAGATTGTTTCCGGCCTTGCGGTACTCATAGTAAATGTTGCTTTGGCAGTCGTTTGGAAAGGAGAATCAAACTTTTGCATATAAGCCAATGCATAGTAAATTTGGTCGCTAGAGCCAGTTCCTTGCGCTGTGTTGCAGACAGTTTTTAAATTGTCTAATGCCGTTGCTCCCGATGGATTCACTTCTTTGAGTTTCGTAAAGGTCAAACGAACCACAGAGCGAAAACAAAGTTGTCTTCCCGCATCTACTTCCGTTAGAACCACTCGACCATGTTTACTAATCCAACTTACGTTTTCTGGTCCGTTTCTCCATGTATAAGTTTGGAATTTGGTTCCATACACTGAATCATTTGCAGTATAACTTTCAGTGATGACATTTCCTACATTGGCAAATTGAGGATTTCCAAAATCAACCAATCGATAGTAAACCAAAGCTCCATCGTTTCCTAAAGTTGTCTCTGGATCATCGAAGAACAATTGTAAGGAGGGAGTGGAGGCCCCTGTTTTTTTAATTTCAAAAAAATGGTTAAATGTTTTGGTACCCGTATAAGCAGTGGAAGCGATTCCTGAAATAGATTGGCTGATTTTGATAGTAAGAGTTGCAGAACCAAATCCGCTTAAATTGACATTGTTTAAGACATCATTCCTTGGTGCAGAACTATTGAAGTAACCTGCGTTTTTTAATGCAAGGATCAGTGAATCGATGATTCCTGAATTCCCCCGAGCCCAGGTGGCTGATTGGCGCACAAAACCCCAGTTATCTGCACTAGTTGCCGACCAAAGTTTTTCGGAACCAATTCCCAAATGGATGGCATTACTAAATAAATGAATGAGTTGGTCGTTTCTGTTCAAACGGGTGAGTTTGTTGAAATCGGAAAGATGAAGGCTCATCCCAAAAAATATGAGCGTATAAAGAATCTTTTTCATGATTTACTCAGCGATTCCTTTGGGAATACAAATTGTAAATCCAGACTTGGGTCCAGAGCAACCAGCCGATTGGTTGTAGGCCCAAACGGAAAGTAGGAGTGCTCCTAGGACATTTTCGTCTTTTTTATCATCTTTTTGAAATAACGAACAAGAGACGAGTGTACTAAGTGCGATGAGGGAGCTGATTTGAATGATAAAACTTCTCATACCTTTGATCAAAAAGATCTGAGAAGTTTTTGCAAGAATTTATCGAGAGAGGATTTGGTATTCCCACTCCATCACTGGACTTTGTTCAATGGATGCGGTGAGAGTATTGGGCAATACAATCATTGGTTTGATACTGGTCTTGGTTCCTGTGACAGCTGGGGGCAGGAGCCTATAGAAAGAATCTTCTTTTTTGCCTCTGAGTTGGAACTCCTTCCATTCCTCGCGAGAAGCAAAAGCACGTATCTTGTCTTTAGAAGAAGTAGAGGATGCCCTAAACGAAATTCGTTTATCAGGAATAGTCACGCGATCGCCCTTGCGGACAAAATTATCATTTTGAATTTGGTTTGGAAATAGGAGGATTGGTTCTCCTTTTTGATTTTCGGGAACTAATACGACATAGACATAGTTGTCTTCTGCAGATTCAATTTCAAAACGAATGGGTTCACCGGCAACATAAGTTGGTTTTAAGGAATTGATTTTGAGTTGGGCATTGGATCCTGAACCCGTTTCTGACAAAGCTAAGTAAATATTTTTTTTATCTAAAAATCCGAGGAAATCGGAGACAAGAGCCTTCGAAAGACTCTCCGGAAGTGAATTACGGTATTCCAATTTTTGGTGTAAAACATCCACAAAGGAAATCACCGCCTGTCCATCTTCCGTAGAAACGAGAAGGAGTTTATCCATGGCTGTGAGTCGTTTTAAACGGAGAACAGTTTCTTCCGATGGATTTCCTTCTTTATCAAATTCCCAAATACCAGGCTCAAACTCTTTTAAGGCCGGTGTCACTACTCCCCGCGATGTAGTCTGGATTTCTTCTCTAATAAAATCACGCAGAGTCAAGGCATCGTCGGATGAAGAAATTGTCTCTATTGCAATTTTATAAACAGGTAACCTTCCAATTTTGTCAGAAGAAAAGAGTGAAAGAGAAATAATCGAAGAGAGAACTAGGAATTGTTTCATTACTCGTCTCCACTGCCTTGGCCTTTGTATTGATTCATGAGTTGGTCGTTCTTTTCGTATTGTTCTTTGATTCGTTGGTAGTTTTCTTCTTTGATAGCTTTGAACTCTTCAAAAATGCGCATTTTATCTTTTACAAATTCATCTAAAATCTGTTTTTTTAAATCTTTTCCTGAAATTATAGCCTCTTCGTTTTCAGTAATAAGGGTCGGTTTTCCTCTTTTGTCTGGGCTAACTGCCACAGTCCCTTCGTTTACATAAACTCCAGTTTCAACGGTACTAAGGTCTTCGTCAACTCCGCCTACGTCAGGAGAAGCAGCTAAAAATTCGGTTCCCCTAACACCTGCCACAAAACTAGGATTGACCACACTGATTTGATTTTGGCTTGGAACACCCGCTGCTGGTTTGTGTGCTTTTACGAAGAGTTTTCCGCCAACGAGTTTGAGCGTAGTGGATTTTGATTTGGGATTGAGAAGGTCTTCTATCTGGATAGAGGAGTATTTGGACAATCGGACAGTCGCTTGCGTTGCCAATTGGATTTCACAAGTTCCGTTTTCTGTAGTGATCGTATCCCCCTTTTTTAGGATACTACCTAACTTTACTGGCTCTTTTCCCTTTTTGAAACGAGGCCCAGAAAGATAATTTGTTCCTTGGATGAAACTAATAATCCCTACTTCCTCGGCGGCAAGGGTTGTGGTCAAAAGAAGAAACAAAATGGAAACAATGATCCGAATCATGCCACTTTTATAAGAGAACTCACTCCTCTTACAAGCTAAAAAAACCAAAAAAAAAATCGAAAAATCCCCTACAAAAACGATAAGTTAGAACCAATCTCTGAATTTATCACCTATCTACTGATATGTGCTATAAGTTGTGGGTTTTTTGTTTTGGTATCGGAATACTCTTTGGTCCCTTGTTGGCAGAGGGCAAATTGTTATGGGAGGATTGCGTTTGGATTGGGATGGAGCGGAATGGAAGTTTGGGTTTGGAACAGGTTCGTTCGGAAATTTTCCCAATTTTGTCTCGGGAGAAATGGAAACAATACTTACCTAAATTAGGAGTTCATTATTTTGGGATCTTTTCTAAAAACCCAGAACAGATTGACCAGGAATACCGCGATGTTCGTTTGCAGATTCAACAACTTTTATATGATGGAGGTGAAACAGAAAGAGAAAAACAAAAATTGGAAATCAGAAAACTGATCCATTCTGAAGAAAAAAAACTTCTTAGAGAAAAAATATTTAAATCCATATCTATTGCCTATCTTTCTTTCCAAAAACGACAGTTAGTTGATTCGATTTACCAACTTAGATCAGAACGTTACAAACTGGAACAGCAAAAACGGAAAAAAGAAATGGAACTTGGCCTTTCTTCTAAAAGCGAATCAGAATGGCGAAAAGTTTGGGAAGTTGAATTCCAATCCAAATGGATTCATTCTGAATCCGCAAAAAAACTCGCTATTTTGGATTTATACCAAACCATGTCTCTCGATCCGAATGTTCCTATTTCTCTTGCGGGAGGATTTACGGAACGCATTCGTCTGTTTGATCCAAGTTCAGACCAAATGATTGTAAATGAAAATCATCCACTTCGGAGAAAAACAAGGCTACAAATAGAATTAGCAGAACTTGAAGAAGAAAGTTTGGAAAACGATTGGAAGCCAAAATTGGTGTTAGGTGGTTATGTCGGAAAAAGTGGAAATGGAGGTTTCCCACTTCAGAATGAAATTTATGGACTTAGTGTGGGTGTTCAAGCTAACTTGGGTGGAACAAGTTTTCAGTCTAACACACAAAACGGAATCCAGTCGGAAGGAAACGGAATCCAAAGAATTCCAGGTTATGGACCACAACCAGTTGGTCCTGGTGAAAATTCATTTCAAAGTGGATCTATTGGGTTATTTGATGATTTAGGCCGAAACAAAAAAATATTCGATTCCAAAATGAGTCTTTTGCAAGCCAAAGCTGACTGGAAACAATCGGAGATTAGTTTTTTTAGCCAAGTCCATTCAATAGAAATTAAATTACATGAATTGTATCAAAAATACAATCTCTACTTAGAAAGTACTAAATCTAATTTAAACCAACACAGATCCAAACGGGAAGAAAATAAACAAGGACTCATCTCTGAAATCGAATACCTAAAATCAGAGGAAGAAGTATTTGTTGGACTCGAACTTTTGTTGGAACCTTACTTCCAATATATTTCTACGGCATTGGAACTCGTATTGTTGCTTGGAGAAAATCCATTTGATAATCGTTATTACCGGTTAGAACCCAATCGATTCCCAAGTGATCTTTCAAAGATTCTCGCGGATTGGAAAGATCTCCCTCAAAATGATATAAGAAAAATAAACGAACCAATTCAAAAGAAACCTTACCCATTTCTAATGGAGGATCCGTATGAAACTCGTTAGATGGAAATTATTGTTTTTATTCGCACTGTTATTTCAATGTTCTTCAAAAATAGGTTCCTTAGATGACTGGATTGGAATTTTAAACACAAATGATATACCCAAAGTGCTTGTTTTTTCTCCTTCGTCAGATGCAAACAATGTAGATCCAAAAACAAATATCTCCGTTGTATTTAGTAAAGCTATGTCGATTCAGTCATGTGTCTCAGCTTTTTCTTTGGATCCTGCGGTTCGTGGGAGTTTTGAAACATCCGAGTTCACTCTAAAATATTCTCCGAAAACAGATTTGCCATCCGGAGGTTATGTGATCCGGCTCACCAAACAATGCGAAGATAAAACAGGAAAGGATTTGGATCGAGTATATACAATTCCGTTTCGTGTGGGTGAAAAACAAACTCCAGGGTCTCCTGAAGTAAATTCGATTTTTGCTTTTACTGGAACAGATTCCGAATGTTTGGCAGGTGGAATAGCCAATAATTTGTTGTTAGACGGTGATCATCTTGTTTGTTCAGGAATTCCAGGTCCTTCTCCCATCCAAGTTCAATTTTCCAAACCAATGAACCAAGTTGAAGTTGGACTTGGTCTACGGATTGAGCCGGTTATTTCTTACCGTTTGGAATGGGAAACTTCCACATCATTGACTGTTTTACCTGACACCAATTGGTCACCCGAAACAAGGTATAATATTTTATTTCCAGTTGGCCTTCATTCATTGGATGGTGCGGAACTCTCAACAGTCGTTCGTTCGGATTTTTTAGTAGGGGCTGATTTGAATGATCCCGAAGTTATTGGATTTGGTTTAGAATCACAAAACTGCAGTTTGGGGATTCAAGAATTAGGGTCAGATACTGGAGCTGTTTGGGATTCTGGATTTTGTTTTTGGAGCCGAGGACTACCCATTCTAAGCCCAAATTCTTATCATTTTCGCGGTGGTGATTCTGGGTTCGGAGGACCTGGAACCAATTCAGATTGTGCAGATGTAAACACAGACAACTTTAGAATTTTTTTTAACCAATATATGGATACAACATCTGTGATTGGAGCGTCCCGTTTATCAAAGATATCTCCTCCATCAACAAACATTCGTCTGTCGACATGGAATTGGTCACATTGCCAATCAGTATCTCCATTTGGTTGTAAACAATTGACTTATTCCTTTGCGGAAAGTGAAGCAAGTTGTAATGGGACATTGTTCGGAAATATTTCAACTGGTGGAGATTTTAATTTATCTTTCTCTGCTCGGGCTCCTAACTTTTACCCGTATTATGAATTTCGATTAGATCCAGAAGCCAAGTCTGTTTCGGGGAAACGAATGAAAGTAGGATTTACCATTCAGGTAGAAGCAAAATGAAATATTATTTTGTCTTTGGTTGTTTCATTTTTCTCACTTGTATTGGAAGTAAAAACAATCTAAGAAAAGTTACATACCCCATTCCCAATAATAAAAAGATTCTATTCTTTCATTCTGTATCGCCAGGTTTTTACGACAGTTATTCAGAAGAAAAAGAGATAAGTCTTAAGATACAGGAAGAATTAGAATTGATGGGTTATTCTATCGTCATCGGAGATAAACTTTGGGATGAGGTGAAGGTCTCGACTCCAGAAAATCACTTAGATAACTTTCGAAATCAGTTGCATCTTCCGCCAGCGGAAATCCGACCTCGAACTCAAATTTGGAAAGAACAAGCGGAGCGAGTGGGGGCAAACGAAGTTTTTATTTTGCGTTTTTGTTTTTCATCTAGAGAAATCAGACCTTCGATTCGATTGGTTTGGATTCATTTATTAAACAAGGAAATCAATCGATTTGATTGGAATTGGGATGAATCCAATCCATTGCCAATTCGTGAATCTCTGCCGAAAAATTTAGGAGTTCAGCCATGAAAAAAAAATTGGCCTTCGTTCATTTGTTCACGGTTCTCTTTTTTCAGTGCTCTGAAAAACAGATTCCAGTCCCATCTGAATTGAAAGTTCTGGCAGATGCTTACCATTCCGGACATCTAACAGTAGTCAGTTCTATTTTGACGGACAAAAAGAAAGAACGAGAATTACTACCATTAGAAGAGGTTCTTTATACTAAAACTTTGTTTTATTTAGGTGATTGGAAAGAGTTTTTCTCCCATTGGTCAGAACTTACATACAAAACTCCTGAATTAGTTTTGTTGTATTTTAAAGCAGTGATTGTCTCAAAATTTCCCATAACGATTTCAGCTGAAGACGAATCTAAATTAATCGAATTACTTCCTATATCACCTGAGGCTTGTTTATTGTATTTAAAACTCAAAAACAGTAAACATCCGAATCAGCAAAAAAAACTATTTTTGGACCAAGCAAAACAATTCCAAACCCATTTAGATAGATTAGAAAAGGAATTGGAGATTACTAAATGAATATCACTCAGATTGGAAAACGAATTAAACGCTACAGAGATATGATTGCGAATACAATTAAGGAAAGAATTTTATTCATCTATCATTCTCCTTTTTTCTATTTTTCAATTTATCTTTTTCTTTATGGAATACATTGTTTTTGGAATTGGGATGAGTTTATGAGTGACAATCGTAATTTAGAAATGGAGGCAATAACCTCAGGAAAACAAGTTTCATTATGGAGTTTGTATCCCTTTCAAATTTTCAGTGTTCTATTCGTTTCGATTTTGTATCTGTCTCTTTCACTTTGTATTCATTTTCTTTTTTCCTTAATTCATAGGGCAAGAGAAACACTTCGAAATAATATTGGAAAATTGATGATAAGCTTATTTCATGAATTTTTTTTCTTTGTTTGTGTTTTATTTTTAGGGAACCAATTTTTGGGTCTGT
Protein-coding regions in this window:
- a CDS encoding FecR domain-containing protein: MIRIIVSILFLLLTTTLAAEEVGIISFIQGTNYLSGPRFKKGKEPVKLGSILKKGDTITTENGTCEIQLATQATVRLSKYSSIQIEDLLNPKSKSTTLKLVGGKLFVKAHKPAAGVPSQNQISVVNPSFVAGVRGTEFLAASPDVGGVDEDLSTVETGVYVNEGTVAVSPDKRGKPTLITENEEAIISGKDLKKQILDEFVKDKMRIFEEFKAIKEENYQRIKEQYEKNDQLMNQYKGQGSGDE
- a CDS encoding DUF4384 domain-containing protein; translated protein: MKQFLVLSSIISLSLFSSDKIGRLPVYKIAIETISSSDDALTLRDFIREEIQTTSRGVVTPALKEFEPGIWEFDKEGNPSEETVLRLKRLTAMDKLLLVSTEDGQAVISFVDVLHQKLEYRNSLPESLSKALVSDFLGFLDKKNIYLALSETGSGSNAQLKINSLKPTYVAGEPIRFEIESAEDNYVYVVLVPENQKGEPILLFPNQIQNDNFVRKGDRVTIPDKRISFRASSTSSKDKIRAFASREEWKEFQLRGKKEDSFYRLLPPAVTGTKTSIKPMIVLPNTLTASIEQSPVMEWEYQILSR
- a CDS encoding LIC_12337 family protein, which encodes MKKILYTLIFFGMSLHLSDFNKLTRLNRNDQLIHLFSNAIHLGIGSEKLWSATSADNWGFVRQSATWARGNSGIIDSLILALKNAGYFNSSAPRNDVLNNVNLSGFGSATLTIKISQSISGIASTAYTGTKTFNHFFEIKKTGASTPSLQLFFDDPETTLGNDGALVYYRLVDFGNPQFANVGNVITESYTANDSVYGTKFQTYTWRNGPENVSWISKHGRVVLTEVDAGRQLCFRSVVRLTFTKLKEVNPSGATALDNLKTVCNTAQGTGSSDQIYYALAYMQKFDSPFQTTAKATFTMSTARPETICAIPETPSSPNVRLSYGIFNINGYVTDQLLAAQVPQDYPSPTVGGADFMSVDEAFNRTYVAFGASISGQTALGTVKQYETTSKAFLDAFDGSDQNLTFK
- a CDS encoding Ig-like domain-containing protein, with translation MKLVRWKLLFLFALLFQCSSKIGSLDDWIGILNTNDIPKVLVFSPSSDANNVDPKTNISVVFSKAMSIQSCVSAFSLDPAVRGSFETSEFTLKYSPKTDLPSGGYVIRLTKQCEDKTGKDLDRVYTIPFRVGEKQTPGSPEVNSIFAFTGTDSECLAGGIANNLLLDGDHLVCSGIPGPSPIQVQFSKPMNQVEVGLGLRIEPVISYRLEWETSTSLTVLPDTNWSPETRYNILFPVGLHSLDGAELSTVVRSDFLVGADLNDPEVIGFGLESQNCSLGIQELGSDTGAVWDSGFCFWSRGLPILSPNSYHFRGGDSGFGGPGTNSDCADVNTDNFRIFFNQYMDTTSVIGASRLSKISPPSTNIRLSTWNWSHCQSVSPFGCKQLTYSFAESEASCNGTLFGNISTGGDFNLSFSARAPNFYPYYEFRLDPEAKSVSGKRMKVGFTIQVEAK
- a CDS encoding phosphoesterase, which codes for MLFNVPAPITDTGRQTANRPSLWKYRYVLVLISLFGILAVYQLAVVLLLRKTIILPSSPFQGSKLANPYQNWKGEGQEKISLHTHSDEVWFTPERHKVSEIVSEYKREGFSNVAITDYGQISETENPEYIRGLEWGQNIKKRHLLAIGIKKSFYDYFPIYATRENLNWVMDRMQKLGGYVIIPHPKLFDSFSREEMTSLGGFQAVEVYSPYGDDSKILDNLLSQGRNVHCMASDDLHYFPETSIRRFEQPSWKNAIQMLGNQRGRKGESFLRYIVTKEGTKDQSSVLSALQSGSFYCVKKFFHGADDPKVPRIQVTDQKILLSSNERYLEIRFIGQSGEILQVDPDTNIAKYQFQEKDSYVRLEIVGITGSILSNAIYRNN
- a CDS encoding TolC family protein, translating into MCYKLWVFCFGIGILFGPLLAEGKLLWEDCVWIGMERNGSLGLEQVRSEIFPILSREKWKQYLPKLGVHYFGIFSKNPEQIDQEYRDVRLQIQQLLYDGGETEREKQKLEIRKLIHSEEKKLLREKIFKSISIAYLSFQKRQLVDSIYQLRSERYKLEQQKRKKEMELGLSSKSESEWRKVWEVEFQSKWIHSESAKKLAILDLYQTMSLDPNVPISLAGGFTERIRLFDPSSDQMIVNENHPLRRKTRLQIELAELEEESLENDWKPKLVLGGYVGKSGNGGFPLQNEIYGLSVGVQANLGGTSFQSNTQNGIQSEGNGIQRIPGYGPQPVGPGENSFQSGSIGLFDDLGRNKKIFDSKMSLLQAKADWKQSEISFFSQVHSIEIKLHELYQKYNLYLESTKSNLNQHRSKREENKQGLISEIEYLKSEEEVFVGLELLLEPYFQYISTALELVLLLGENPFDNRYYRLEPNRFPSDLSKILADWKDLPQNDIRKINEPIQKKPYPFLMEDPYETR